One Candidatus Obscuribacterales bacterium genomic window carries:
- a CDS encoding YfhO family protein — MKEVLSQSSKTVSSTARQEKTSYSGTAIGSGKTRGSFAEALSYLGISLTVLFFFFRTVFLGLPISKICRMAEWDSIYSAYATGKSALCDPSIIHLLIPHYFLVAQMWKSGNLPLWNPYSACGAPLIGDIQACVFSPMRLLFTFFPSMYTYNLSMVLLVVGAAAFTFALSRKLGLSRWAAALAAMAYALCPYQLFYLELLSGPSYCLFPLTFFAFVHAAQRKTFSSFVGCGLISTLLIISGHPELSFFGIFFASLLMGGLIVSGAATRYGVIETVNKRLTAFAFGLTFAGIITFLLSAPVLLPFAEFLLNSDCYKYGVGISAYVPWQCVTYHLLQPGFGAASPYLGLVATCLWPLSLFVNGKKGLIAKCLGLVALVAFVLMSRVGPMDFVLQHPPMLWLVTVYCLPLYLLSLSVMAGIGLDKVLAGDSENKFGVNKSVAFVSVCVAAALLIPFALNICNVPLRSGDFDLILPHMYFDKINWIRDCLLGISLIAVLLIGNRLKDRYRVVVSVIVLTLAFVGLAALARTSLPIENKFNYPQVEPLAYLKAQNDRMISIGPHLLRANTNTVYGIPDLRDFNVLFPKRYLQFAKAAGAKLEMFTEVFDSSLNHLVDMASVKYVLTQLPLQTESRQSLQVIRENPSFKLYENATALPKAYIVHDYVLADSSQKALDLISDAGFDYNHKVVLESPSPQLSFVGAAGVEDKTSVKRDNVNSVTIKTGSDHGGILVLTDTYYPGWKALLDGEETEVLRANYLFRGVVVPSGEHVVKFVYQPFSFILGILLAIGAIAFLLLMVTVGKRFIREVG; from the coding sequence ATGAAAGAAGTTCTGTCGCAGTCAAGTAAGACCGTATCTTCAACTGCTCGGCAGGAGAAGACGTCTTATTCCGGCACCGCCATCGGTTCCGGAAAGACAAGAGGCAGCTTCGCTGAGGCTTTGTCTTACTTAGGCATTAGTCTTACAGTTCTTTTCTTTTTCTTTCGCACGGTTTTTCTCGGCTTGCCCATATCGAAGATTTGCCGGATGGCCGAATGGGATTCTATCTATAGTGCGTATGCAACAGGCAAGAGCGCACTTTGTGATCCTTCAATCATTCACTTGCTCATCCCGCATTATTTTCTCGTAGCGCAAATGTGGAAAAGCGGCAACCTGCCTTTGTGGAATCCTTACAGCGCTTGTGGTGCGCCTTTAATTGGCGATATTCAAGCATGTGTGTTTTCACCCATGCGTCTGTTGTTTACGTTCTTCCCATCCATGTATACATATAACTTATCTATGGTATTGCTGGTCGTCGGCGCCGCTGCTTTCACTTTCGCCCTGTCGAGAAAGCTGGGCTTGAGCCGTTGGGCTGCAGCACTTGCCGCCATGGCATATGCGCTTTGTCCGTATCAATTGTTCTATTTGGAACTATTGTCTGGACCATCATATTGTCTTTTCCCTCTGACATTTTTCGCCTTTGTGCATGCCGCACAGCGCAAAACATTTTCCAGCTTTGTCGGATGCGGACTTATTTCAACACTCCTGATTATTTCCGGGCATCCGGAACTTTCCTTCTTTGGTATTTTCTTTGCCAGTTTGCTCATGGGCGGACTTATCGTCTCCGGTGCGGCTACGCGCTACGGCGTAATAGAGACTGTAAATAAACGTCTGACGGCTTTTGCTTTTGGTTTGACTTTTGCCGGAATAATTACATTCCTGCTTTCAGCTCCTGTGCTTTTGCCCTTTGCTGAATTCTTGCTAAATTCAGATTGCTACAAATACGGAGTCGGCATATCGGCATATGTGCCCTGGCAGTGTGTGACCTATCACTTACTACAGCCAGGGTTTGGAGCAGCCAGCCCCTACTTGGGATTGGTGGCAACATGTCTTTGGCCTTTGTCTTTGTTTGTTAACGGCAAGAAGGGACTTATAGCCAAGTGTTTGGGACTAGTTGCTCTTGTTGCTTTTGTACTAATGAGCCGCGTGGGACCAATGGACTTTGTCTTGCAACATCCGCCGATGTTGTGGTTGGTCACCGTCTACTGCTTGCCTCTTTATTTGCTTTCTTTATCCGTCATGGCCGGTATTGGCTTGGATAAAGTGCTGGCTGGTGATAGCGAAAACAAATTCGGTGTCAACAAGTCAGTAGCATTCGTGAGTGTTTGCGTCGCCGCAGCGCTCTTAATTCCATTTGCCCTCAATATCTGCAATGTTCCTTTGAGAAGTGGCGACTTTGATTTGATTTTGCCTCACATGTACTTTGACAAAATAAATTGGATCCGCGATTGTCTGTTGGGAATTTCTCTTATAGCTGTACTTCTTATCGGCAATAGATTGAAAGATCGCTATCGCGTAGTTGTATCTGTAATTGTTTTGACTCTTGCCTTTGTCGGATTGGCGGCTCTAGCTCGCACATCGTTGCCTATCGAAAACAAGTTTAACTATCCTCAAGTTGAGCCTCTGGCTTACCTGAAAGCCCAGAACGACAGAATGATAAGTATCGGACCGCATTTGCTGCGTGCCAACACCAATACTGTTTATGGCATTCCTGATTTGCGTGACTTCAATGTGCTTTTCCCCAAGCGTTATTTGCAGTTTGCTAAGGCAGCAGGAGCCAAGCTTGAGATGTTTACGGAAGTATTTGACTCGTCATTGAATCACTTGGTTGATATGGCATCGGTCAAGTACGTTCTTACACAGTTACCTTTGCAAACAGAAAGCCGGCAGTCACTTCAAGTGATTAGGGAAAATCCCTCGTTCAAACTCTACGAGAATGCGACAGCCCTGCCAAAAGCGTACATCGTGCACGACTACGTGCTCGCTGATTCTTCTCAGAAAGCCCTTGATCTAATTTCCGATGCGGGATTTGACTACAATCACAAGGTGGTATTGGAGTCGCCGTCACCACAGTTATCCTTTGTGGGTGCTGCCGGTGTTGAAGATAAGACATCGGTTAAAAGAGACAACGTAAATTCCGTAACCATAAAGACAGGCTCGGATCACGGCGGCATTCTTGTACTGACTGATACGTATTACCCAGGGTGGAAAGCTCTTCTCGACGGAGAAGAAACAGAAGTCCTGAGAGCAAATTATCTTTTCCGTGGTGTTGTTGTTCCTTCCGGAGAGCATGTTGTTAAATTCGTATATCAACCATTTTCTTTTATTCTGGGAATCCTTTTGGCAATAGGTGCAATTGCATTTCTGTTGTTAATGGTGACCGTTGGCAAACGTTTCATTCGTGAGGTCGGGTAG
- a CDS encoding glycosyltransferase family 39 protein — MQVAAVKRIEKTTVKGPSKVGMLSWVAVIAAYLALNLLVISPNGNFSLNDDWVYGYGVRSLIEHGKIEMPTSFSTAFVHVGIGALACKLFGFSYTVLHWSTTILGIVAVAALYLALREVQVKRSIAGFTTFLFASNPLIVNLCFSFMSDIPSFAFTNLYLLFLFRGIRRDSSLNYLLSSVMLVAAAGVRQGALLYVVANLVIIGLSLRKGNIGKTVLLFLLLIVLPVAWTVGLESVLEHGATKCAEYTTFKQAHLKFVSDLLHSPAKWIFSMTVALGQISCYFAIFCLPLLLLFVPKLFAFAQQRMTLFVAWTSISAAAMATTLTKLVAADGRLMPFSMNVLRVPEVGAHNLMGINLPTLSKSPRIWLTHLSGVFAFLFLTIITSGLERAIVLIRKAGHNSFARKRAILVSFVVVAALLSLGCVSMETIIMDADRHYLIAFAPCLIALAMISRFWKVGRPGIVSCLLLAVIALYSTLATQDYMSWNRARWQGITELEAQGINPKQIDGGPEYVFSYNPDLALQTWRNDLRKSMRDYWRWWRVDGDQYIVSFSPVPGYLEINRKEYFSGLTFSNRSILILKRVVPDKPFIDPEKHKLVTPPPETEESLRGNDGRS, encoded by the coding sequence GTGCAAGTTGCTGCCGTAAAAAGAATTGAAAAGACGACTGTCAAAGGACCGTCGAAAGTAGGCATGCTTTCCTGGGTGGCTGTTATCGCCGCTTATTTAGCTTTGAATCTTTTGGTCATTTCACCTAACGGCAATTTCTCATTGAATGATGATTGGGTATATGGCTATGGCGTTCGCTCGCTTATTGAACACGGAAAAATTGAAATGCCCACAAGTTTTTCCACAGCCTTTGTCCATGTGGGAATCGGTGCGCTGGCGTGTAAGCTTTTTGGTTTTTCCTACACGGTCTTGCACTGGTCTACGACAATTCTTGGCATTGTCGCTGTAGCGGCTCTCTATTTAGCGCTTAGAGAAGTTCAAGTTAAACGGAGCATCGCCGGGTTTACAACCTTTTTATTTGCCTCTAATCCGCTAATTGTCAATTTGTGCTTCTCCTTCATGAGCGACATTCCGTCGTTTGCCTTTACTAATCTATATTTGCTTTTTCTATTCCGCGGTATTCGCCGGGATTCGTCACTGAATTACCTGCTTTCTTCAGTGATGCTCGTTGCCGCAGCAGGAGTAAGGCAAGGTGCTCTTTTATATGTAGTGGCAAATTTAGTCATTATTGGTTTGTCTCTGCGCAAGGGCAATATCGGAAAGACAGTTCTTTTATTTCTGCTCTTAATTGTCTTGCCTGTTGCCTGGACGGTTGGTCTCGAGTCCGTTTTGGAGCATGGTGCCACTAAATGTGCTGAGTACACTACTTTCAAACAGGCACATCTGAAATTTGTCAGTGATTTGCTGCATTCGCCGGCAAAGTGGATTTTTTCAATGACTGTGGCGCTTGGTCAAATATCTTGCTATTTCGCCATCTTTTGTTTGCCTCTATTGCTTCTCTTCGTGCCGAAGCTTTTCGCTTTTGCTCAACAGCGCATGACGTTGTTTGTAGCTTGGACTTCTATAAGCGCTGCGGCAATGGCCACTACGCTGACAAAATTGGTGGCTGCCGATGGAAGGCTCATGCCTTTTAGTATGAATGTTTTACGTGTGCCGGAAGTGGGCGCCCATAATTTGATGGGTATCAATCTGCCGACGCTTTCCAAGTCGCCACGCATTTGGCTGACACATTTATCTGGTGTTTTTGCTTTTCTTTTTCTGACAATCATTACTTCCGGATTGGAGCGGGCAATTGTCCTAATTAGAAAGGCTGGACATAATTCTTTTGCTCGTAAGCGGGCCATATTGGTTTCTTTCGTTGTTGTTGCAGCATTGTTATCTCTTGGTTGCGTGAGCATGGAGACGATAATTATGGATGCCGATAGGCACTACCTAATCGCCTTTGCTCCTTGTCTAATTGCTTTAGCAATGATCAGCCGCTTTTGGAAAGTGGGCAGACCAGGTATTGTTTCATGCTTGCTTTTAGCTGTAATTGCTCTTTATTCAACACTGGCAACACAAGACTACATGAGTTGGAACCGCGCGCGCTGGCAAGGTATTACTGAATTGGAAGCGCAAGGCATAAACCCCAAACAAATTGATGGTGGTCCGGAATATGTATTTTCATACAACCCTGACCTTGCTTTGCAAACCTGGCGCAATGATTTGCGCAAGTCAATGCGCGATTACTGGCGTTGGTGGCGTGTAGACGGTGATCAGTACATTGTTAGTTTCTCGCCGGTGCCCGGCTATTTGGAAATTAACCGTAAGGAATACTTTAGCGGGCTGACCTTCAGCAACCGGTCTATTTTGATTCTTAAGCGCGTTGTGCCGGATAAACCGTTTATCGACCCGGAAAAACACAAACTGGTTACTCCGCCTCCAGAAACTGAGGAGTCACTAAGAGGTAACGATGGCAGAAGTTAA
- a CDS encoding class I SAM-dependent methyltransferase — MTQVLDKSAPDIEHAIAQGHFAYDAVSKIDRLHFWYVARNERIFRLFKESFPDWQNKSFLEIGSGACNVLGYLYEHGVKDATGCEQNKYGIKKSKERYPQIPVYPCDLLSLKDKTSKRFDAIGLFDCVEHIDDDKEALIQVREYLNPGGKIFITVPAHSWLWSRMDEMYGHYRRYTRESLTDVLIEAGFKNPQVTYFFAPLLPLLLLRMLMTSGIPQNLTATEAAQILSDEVKLPPMLLNQILLVAVRLEHNLLQDHDLNFGGSIVAVAST, encoded by the coding sequence ATGACTCAAGTACTGGACAAATCGGCGCCTGATATTGAACACGCGATTGCCCAAGGGCACTTCGCGTATGATGCCGTATCGAAAATAGATAGACTTCATTTCTGGTACGTAGCTCGCAACGAACGAATTTTTCGCCTGTTCAAAGAGTCGTTTCCTGACTGGCAAAACAAGTCATTTTTAGAAATCGGCTCCGGTGCCTGCAATGTGCTTGGTTATCTCTACGAGCACGGCGTCAAAGACGCTACCGGCTGTGAACAAAACAAATATGGAATTAAAAAAAGCAAGGAACGTTATCCGCAAATACCTGTCTATCCTTGCGATTTGCTCAGCTTAAAAGACAAAACCAGCAAGCGCTTTGACGCCATAGGACTTTTCGATTGCGTCGAGCATATTGATGATGACAAAGAAGCGCTCATACAAGTACGCGAATATTTAAATCCCGGCGGCAAAATTTTTATAACAGTGCCGGCACATAGTTGGCTCTGGTCGCGCATGGATGAAATGTATGGTCATTACAGGCGTTACACGCGCGAGTCATTGACCGACGTGTTGATCGAAGCCGGTTTTAAAAACCCGCAAGTTACGTATTTTTTCGCTCCACTTTTGCCTCTACTCCTGCTACGCATGTTAATGACTTCAGGAATTCCTCAAAACTTGACGGCAACAGAAGCAGCACAGATCTTGTCTGATGAGGTCAAGCTGCCGCCCATGCTGCTCAATCAAATACTTCTAGTAGCGGTGCGCTTAGAACACAACCTTCTGCAAGATCACGACCTGAATTTCGGCGGATCTATCGTCGCTGTTGCGAGTACCTAA
- a CDS encoding methyltransferase domain-containing protein, whose translation MKHSALQFLMCLKCESSLELIVKEAEDIAGAYEPEIITGEVVCKSCPQRYPIVRGIPRFVLSDLSSGKDILSGHKFGISWQQFSRENEKYRNQFFDWVNPVTPAFLRNKTVLECGCGKGRHTRVVAESMAKNVVAVDIGDAIEIAYAQVGKMPNVHIVQADIANMPLRPVFDFGYSVGVLHHMDSPEGGFKSLASKVKPDGSICVWVYGYENNWWIRNIVTPFRTAVTSKLPTYVLKTITALLTVAVVFYSKLIARPWHALRENAEWLPRVFYEDYMSYISQFDFQEIHNIVFDHLVAPVAEYLKREEVESWFKKVGIAHPVMRWHNRNSWTGFGSYERSSVAVK comes from the coding sequence ATGAAGCACTCGGCGTTGCAATTTTTGATGTGTCTCAAATGTGAGTCGAGCCTTGAGCTGATTGTCAAAGAAGCCGAAGACATCGCCGGCGCTTACGAGCCTGAAATTATTACCGGAGAAGTTGTCTGCAAGTCTTGCCCGCAACGCTATCCCATCGTTCGTGGCATTCCACGCTTTGTCTTGTCGGACTTGAGCAGCGGGAAAGACATTTTAAGTGGTCACAAATTCGGTATTTCATGGCAGCAGTTCAGCCGCGAAAACGAAAAATATCGCAACCAATTTTTTGATTGGGTGAATCCCGTTACTCCTGCATTCCTGAGAAACAAAACAGTTCTTGAATGCGGTTGTGGTAAGGGACGCCATACGCGCGTTGTCGCTGAGTCAATGGCCAAAAATGTTGTGGCTGTAGATATCGGCGATGCCATTGAAATTGCCTACGCCCAAGTTGGCAAAATGCCCAATGTACATATCGTGCAAGCTGATATCGCCAATATGCCTTTGCGCCCCGTGTTTGATTTCGGTTATTCGGTTGGCGTTTTGCACCATATGGATTCACCGGAAGGTGGTTTTAAGTCACTAGCCAGTAAAGTTAAGCCGGACGGCAGCATCTGCGTTTGGGTTTATGGCTATGAAAACAACTGGTGGATTAGAAATATCGTAACCCCATTTAGAACGGCAGTGACTTCTAAGTTGCCGACATACGTTTTGAAAACGATAACGGCGCTTTTGACCGTGGCTGTGGTTTTCTACTCCAAGCTTATTGCTCGCCCGTGGCATGCTTTGCGTGAAAACGCTGAGTGGTTGCCGCGAGTATTCTACGAAGACTATATGAGCTACATTTCTCAATTTGATTTCCAGGAAATCCATAACATTGTTTTTGATCACCTGGTAGCTCCAGTTGCTGAATACCTGAAGCGGGAAGAAGTGGAATCCTGGTTTAAGAAAGTAGGAATTGCTCATCCTGTAATGCGTTGGCACAACCGCAACAGCTGGACGGGTTTTGGCTCTTATGAAAGAAGTTCTGTCGCAGTCAAGTAA
- a CDS encoding class I SAM-dependent methyltransferase, whose product MSTVKEMPNTVREGNLTISTLPIVEPETPPSNILRKLCLFLSNAILQFPLMFELQQKALDQPTLLRAEVEQELQPLGDDFMVIDYGCGSGTYTGLFNSKNYLGIDCNLPMLERAAAKHPQHSFVQASDLTGIKSKIGSVGQILLVGVIHHLPEELLVSILQSLPKGEPIKMLAIDTLKCTYGPGWFVQLFERGEFLRTEIDHKRLLDRVSIETSYKKVPYGRFFELAVYRGVIRQDIK is encoded by the coding sequence GTGTCCACAGTCAAAGAAATGCCCAACACCGTGCGCGAGGGAAATCTCACTATTTCCACTCTGCCTATTGTTGAGCCGGAAACACCACCATCAAATATTTTGAGAAAGCTATGTCTTTTTCTCTCAAACGCCATTCTGCAATTTCCATTAATGTTTGAATTGCAACAGAAAGCGCTAGATCAACCAACACTTCTGCGTGCTGAAGTTGAACAAGAGTTGCAACCATTAGGTGATGACTTTATGGTCATCGATTACGGCTGCGGCTCGGGAACTTACACAGGGCTTTTCAATTCAAAAAACTATTTGGGCATTGACTGCAATTTGCCAATGCTGGAAAGAGCAGCGGCAAAACATCCGCAACATTCTTTTGTTCAAGCAAGCGACCTCACCGGCATCAAGTCCAAAATTGGTTCTGTTGGGCAAATTCTTTTAGTCGGTGTTATTCACCATTTGCCCGAAGAATTGCTTGTATCAATTTTGCAAAGCCTCCCTAAGGGCGAGCCAATAAAAATGCTGGCTATCGATACTCTCAAATGTACCTATGGTCCGGGCTGGTTTGTTCAATTGTTTGAACGCGGTGAATTCTTGCGCACTGAAATCGATCACAAGCGCTTATTAGATCGCGTGTCCATTGAAACAAGTTACAAGAAAGTGCCATATGGTCGCTTCTTTGAACTCGCCGTCTACCGCGGTGTAATTCGCCAAGATATTAAATAA